In Tissierellales bacterium, a single genomic region encodes these proteins:
- a CDS encoding terminase small subunit, which translates to MARKRSKQSVNAEKLYLESKGTILLKDIANKLGVSNGTVRSWKNRYSWEKKLNGNYNATLQKESKKENKKRNVAVKNKENIVTKVDKDAIDQLEDANLTERQRLFCLYYIESFNATRAALKAGYSKGGAHVEGCRLLKKPKIIAQIRNLKKAMQEEIFVEAMDVFKKYIAITFADMTDYLKWGQREADVMGAFGPVKGKDGQTLKKTVNFVDLIDSDTIDGTLIQEVKQGKEGVSIKLMSKEKAMEKLSVYFDLFPDKFKRELEQAKLDLQRQKQGEVDTEFQDDGFMDAIKDSVQSVWDDEDEIEAIQRAPDESGEFDD; encoded by the coding sequence ATGGCTCGAAAAAGAAGCAAGCAGAGCGTAAATGCAGAAAAGCTATATCTAGAAAGCAAGGGAACAATTCTTTTAAAAGACATAGCAAATAAACTAGGTGTATCAAACGGTACTGTTAGGTCTTGGAAGAATAGATATTCCTGGGAGAAAAAATTAAATGGCAATTATAACGCAACGTTGCAAAAGGAATCTAAAAAAGAAAATAAAAAACGCAACGTTGCAGTAAAGAATAAAGAGAATATTGTAACTAAAGTAGACAAAGATGCTATTGATCAGTTAGAGGATGCAAACCTTACTGAAAGACAGCGTCTTTTTTGTTTGTACTATATCGAGTCATTCAACGCTACAAGAGCTGCACTTAAAGCAGGTTATTCAAAAGGCGGTGCCCATGTAGAAGGGTGTAGGCTGTTAAAAAAGCCTAAAATTATAGCTCAAATACGGAACCTTAAGAAAGCAATGCAAGAAGAGATATTTGTAGAGGCTATGGATGTATTTAAAAAGTACATAGCAATAACATTTGCAGATATGACAGATTACTTGAAATGGGGACAAAGAGAAGCCGATGTGATGGGGGCTTTTGGTCCAGTGAAAGGTAAAGATGGACAGACACTAAAGAAGACAGTAAATTTTGTTGATTTAATTGATAGTGACACCATAGATGGAACACTAATACAAGAAGTGAAGCAAGGAAAAGAAGGCGTAAGTATAAAACTGATGAGTAAAGAAAAAGCAATGGAGAAACTTTCAGTGTACTTTGACCTCTTCCCAGATAAATTCAAAAGAGAACTTGAGCAAGCTAAATTGGATCTACAAAGACAAAAACAAGGTGAAGTGGATACAGAGTTCCAGGACGATGGATTTATGGATGCAATAAAAGATTCTGTTCAAAGTGTGTGGGATGATGAAGATGAGATAGAAGCAATACAAAGAGCTCCAGATGAAAGTGGTGAGTTCGATGACTAG
- a CDS encoding PBSX family phage terminase large subunit translates to MKVVSSMTRKGVKQAPFKWAPFSRKQKQVLSWWMDGSPMKNKDGVVCDGSVRAGKTIIMSFSYILWAMEYFNFQNFIMAGKTIGSFRRNVLFLLKIILRLRGFKIKDHRSDNMLMVRDRRNGKVNYFYIFGGKDESSQDLIQGLTAAGSFFDEVTLMPQSFVNQAVARCSVTGAKLWFNCNPDGPYHWFYLEYLLKLKEKNLFNLHFTMDDNPSLTEEVKERYKRMFSGIFYKRYILGLWVVAEGIIYDMFSRSRHIVDALKYTFEKYYVSVDYGTQNATVFLLWGLRNGKWYCIKEYYYSGRDTGIQKTDSQYSNDLKEFLGTIKVTAIIVDPSAASFIAQLKKDGFKVKKAKNDVVDGIRHVSNLLSESKIFFDKRLRNTLKEFASYIWDEKAADNGEDKPIKQMDHAMDAVRYFCYTIIKVKGIRKNYSRR, encoded by the coding sequence ATGAAAGTGGTGAGTTCGATGACTAGGAAGGGAGTCAAACAAGCTCCTTTCAAATGGGCTCCATTTTCTAGAAAGCAAAAACAAGTTCTTAGTTGGTGGATGGATGGATCACCAATGAAAAATAAAGATGGTGTAGTTTGTGATGGTTCAGTAAGAGCAGGAAAAACAATTATAATGTCATTTAGCTATATACTATGGGCTATGGAATATTTCAACTTTCAAAACTTCATCATGGCAGGAAAGACAATAGGATCGTTTCGAAGAAACGTTCTTTTTTTACTCAAAATTATATTAAGACTTAGAGGATTCAAAATAAAGGACCATAGATCAGATAATATGTTAATGGTTCGTGATAGAAGAAACGGTAAGGTAAATTACTTTTATATCTTTGGAGGAAAAGATGAAAGTTCACAGGACCTAATACAAGGTTTAACCGCTGCCGGTTCTTTTTTTGATGAAGTTACCCTTATGCCACAGTCATTTGTTAACCAGGCTGTGGCAAGATGCTCTGTAACAGGAGCGAAACTTTGGTTTAATTGTAACCCAGATGGGCCTTATCATTGGTTCTATTTAGAATATCTTTTAAAACTCAAAGAGAAGAATTTGTTTAACCTTCACTTTACAATGGATGATAATCCATCGCTAACAGAAGAGGTTAAGGAAAGATACAAAAGAATGTTCTCAGGGATATTTTATAAAAGATACATCCTTGGACTATGGGTAGTTGCAGAGGGCATTATATACGATATGTTTTCAAGGTCTCGTCATATAGTAGATGCACTAAAGTATACCTTTGAAAAATACTATGTGTCAGTTGACTACGGAACTCAAAATGCTACAGTGTTTTTACTTTGGGGGCTTAGAAATGGCAAATGGTATTGTATAAAAGAATATTATTACTCAGGAAGAGATACTGGAATACAAAAGACCGATAGTCAATATTCTAATGACTTAAAAGAATTTCTAGGAACGATAAAGGTAACAGCAATCATAGTAGATCCATCTGCAGCATCTTTTATTGCTCAGCTTAAAAAAGATGGGTTCAAGGTAAAGAAAGCAAAAAATGATGTAGTGGATGGTATTCGCCATGTAAGCAACCTTCTATCAGAGTCTAAAATATTTTTTGATAAAAGGCTCAGGAACACTTTAAAAGAATTCGCATCTTACATTTGGGATGAAAAGGCTGCAGATAATGGTGAAGATAAACCAATAAAACAAATGGACCACGCGATGGATGCGGTTCGTTATTTCTGCTACACGATTATAAAGGTAAAAGGTATTAGAAAGAATTACTCCAGAAGGTAG
- a CDS encoding phage portal protein encodes MQALNKFIKAELEGIFGDCVIRDLKEIIDLYRQYDGSGQDWEVKQNLDYKPSKSRTNIIKKLIKEEARFMFSRSPEIRIEAIDKQKDGEKAEKLNHIINKILKENNFGDKLLKGARDCFIGKRVALKLSADETRVKPLFRPSMEFIFDTDAEDSDRLIKVIFFYQQNDSIDKKDQRIWKQKYWIENGQCYLTEAVYDGHARVIDIIKENEPLNIDFIPVKVIINDGLTGDLIGESDVTEIEENQEAYNHLKSDDLDALKFNMFPIKLGKNLSEATTEKLSIAPNAFVDGQSENEDRDCDLSVVESTFNYETKYLESINRAKNDMYELLNVPNVSLEQLKGLMQSGKSMKALYWNLITRCNEKWTVWHCALEWMIESILKMHKVYVDKSIDLDFDYAINITLLYSLPEDDQAEKQNDLAEVNANVRSKKSYIQKWSIADDADAELEQIAKEQSMFQDAFLGSVNSELENE; translated from the coding sequence ATGCAGGCACTAAATAAGTTTATAAAAGCTGAGTTAGAGGGGATATTTGGAGATTGTGTTATACGAGACTTAAAAGAAATTATTGATTTGTATAGGCAGTATGATGGCAGTGGTCAGGATTGGGAAGTAAAGCAAAATCTAGACTACAAACCATCTAAGAGCCGGACAAACATAATCAAAAAGCTAATCAAAGAAGAAGCACGCTTTATGTTTTCTAGATCTCCAGAGATTAGAATAGAAGCTATAGACAAACAAAAGGATGGCGAAAAAGCAGAAAAGCTTAATCATATTATTAATAAGATACTAAAAGAAAATAACTTTGGAGACAAATTGTTAAAGGGCGCTCGCGATTGCTTTATTGGTAAACGTGTAGCGCTTAAATTATCTGCAGATGAAACTAGAGTAAAACCTCTTTTTCGTCCTTCTATGGAATTTATATTTGATACAGATGCTGAAGACTCAGATAGACTTATAAAAGTTATATTCTTCTATCAGCAAAATGATTCTATAGATAAAAAAGATCAACGAATTTGGAAACAAAAATATTGGATAGAAAATGGTCAATGTTATTTAACAGAGGCAGTTTATGATGGCCATGCTAGAGTTATAGATATCATAAAAGAAAATGAACCTCTAAACATAGACTTCATTCCAGTAAAGGTGATAATAAATGATGGACTCACTGGAGACCTTATTGGAGAGAGTGATGTAACAGAGATTGAAGAAAATCAAGAAGCATACAATCACTTGAAATCAGATGACCTAGATGCTCTTAAGTTCAATATGTTTCCAATAAAGCTAGGAAAGAATTTGTCAGAAGCTACAACAGAGAAACTCTCAATTGCTCCTAATGCTTTTGTAGATGGGCAATCAGAAAATGAAGATAGGGATTGTGATCTGTCCGTTGTAGAATCTACATTCAACTATGAAACTAAGTATTTAGAAAGCATTAATAGAGCTAAAAACGATATGTATGAGCTACTCAATGTTCCAAATGTATCTCTAGAACAATTAAAGGGTTTGATGCAATCAGGAAAGTCTATGAAGGCTCTTTACTGGAACTTAATTACTAGATGCAATGAAAAATGGACTGTTTGGCATTGTGCTTTAGAGTGGATGATAGAATCAATTCTTAAAATGCATAAGGTTTATGTAGACAAGAGTATTGATCTAGATTTTGATTATGCTATCAATATAACTTTACTTTATTCTTTGCCGGAGGATGACCAGGCAGAGAAACAAAATGATCTAGCAGAAGTAAATGCAAATGTTAGATCAAAGAAATCTTATATTCAAAAGTGGAGTATTGCAGACGATGCAGATGCAGAGCTTGAACAAATTGCTAAGGAACAATCCATGTTTCAAGATGCATTTCTAGGCAGTGTCAATTCGGAGTTAGAAAATGAGTAA